One Larus michahellis chromosome 11, bLarMic1.1, whole genome shotgun sequence genomic region harbors:
- the SYNPO gene encoding synaptopodin, producing MLKATLQQRCLQTQPRCPAPGRALQNPCVCGTAQGDAEGDNGCWQERGSRGGQRCHPQDAPASKTEEEGQRGLLGGKASRSCRQEPGGLNRDALVATLDDSSLASAAEPAAPPKCPSSAPELPPPAASPTSDPSQEWKVVKIQRVLIDPAGEPRKAGLSRSASLSEKELKEAKARSRRIAAQLTTAPGPSSKGVLLFNRRKQRVDGLTGAGHGGGLPLSPAPQPRQAAMEEGEGQGTKPESGTLGEELRANASPCREPPAEAQQVPLSVYLKENMASAATNGVQERAAGGMESGAGGLGDAGAPAGPSTAALALPQSPEEGKNGEVPGEVPSAPVGTATGTTSLASQQQNGARGRQYYEVHLTLAKPKPVKNRTARPFGTQVSPTSSQPTEGPQATELPPPPTYAETLSSPPRLTRVRSPPAYSALYPPREQKMLPGPPLGCGVSGPNPLPKTGILEESAARRAGKKSMFTFVEKPKLGPNPDLLDLVQSADSRKKQKEQGEPGAEDEPFALGAEAANFVPNSTARGGQHLPPADDAPAWSSCLKSPTIQPKPKPQPSHNLSEARGKGAELFARRQSRMEKFIIEAPSQPELLRSPSPTMSLPPSWKYDANACLSPMVSRRPSKSPSRPSKTPPASLYGGNLVENEVSQKEIEISKHQPYQLQSSLFILSPSKGPGRSMPREMPPPRPSLPDAYPYPQQTSCPTSPLPPSPVWHPTAVPSASQTTSSPFPGATGALPLTHGSRAGPGAPTEALLASPCRLLPPRAKGGFQAPRPSYSTRNAGIEPQERRPSLPASPTWTPRLVRRPGSLDGWASPASVPELDEGPPMSPPWSERSLSPLRQDADPRASRQMQARLARNIINAARRKSSSPKAVGLEGSRPFTPIPAGPPSLPQSPRPVRSEGSRAPAPQAASSVLGSLGSPSPTHKSPLRSPRADGPQFCASPGMSRAAWAEGRRLLLPPGASSCPIPGLSPSPRSPLPSPVVGGWSPAKRCTSRSPTDSDVSLDSEDSGAKSPGIHSFNLCPRGWTGSLRLKPGGLPSGAPCTS from the exons ATGCTGAAGGCAACACTGCAGCAGCGCTGCCTGCAaacccagccccgctgccccgcaCCCGGCCGGGCTCTGCAAAACCCCTGTGTCTGCGGGACGGCCCAGGGGGACGCCGAGGGGGACAacggctgctggcaggagagggggagcagaggggggcAGAGGTGTCACCCCCAGGATGCTCCTGCCTCCAAGACAGAagaggagggacagaggggactGCTGGGAGGGAAGGCAAGCAGGAGCTGTCGGCAGGAGCCCGGGGGGCTCAACAGGGATGCTCTGGTTGCCACATTGGATGACAGCAGCCTGGCCTCGGCGGCTGAGCCCGCAGCGCCCCCAAaatgccccagctctgccccagagctgccccccccagcagccagccccacaTCCGACCCCAGCCAGGAGTGGAAAGTGGTGAAGATCCAACGGGTCCTCATCGACCCTGCCGGCGAGCCGAGGAAAGCGG GTCTCTCCCGCAGCGCCAGCCTCTCCGAGAAGGAGCTGAAGGAGGCGAAGGCGCGGAGCCGGAGGATCGCGGCGCAGCTCACCACGGCGCCTGGCCCCAGCTCCAAGGGCGTCCTGCTCTTCAACCGCCGCAAGCAGCGCGTCGACGGGCTCACCGGGGCCGGGCATGGCGGGGGGCTGCCGCTGAGCCCTGCACCCCAGCCTCGGCAAGCAGCCAtggaggagggcgaggggcaggggACGAAGCCGGAGTCCGGCACTCTGGGAGAGGAGCTGCGGGCAAACGCCTCCCCGTGCCGGGAACCACCTGCTGAGGCCCAGCAGGTCCCGCTGAGCGTCTACCTGAAGGAGAACATGGCATCGGCCGCCACCAACGGCGTGCAGGAGCGGGCTGCCGGCGGGATGgagagtggggcaggggggctcGGGGATGCGGGAGCCCCTGCGGGGCCGAGCACGGCGGCTCTCGCTCTGCCGCAGAGCCCCGAGGAGGGGAAGAACGGCGAGGTGCCCGGCGAGGTGCCCAGTGCACCAGTGGGCACGGCCACGGGGACGACATCcctggccagccagcagcagaacggggcgcggggccggcagTACTATGAGGTCCATCTCACCCTGGCCAAGCCCAAGCCAGTGAAGAACCGGACGGCCAGGCCCTTCGGCACCCAGGTATCCCCCACCAGCAGCCAGCCCACAGAGGGACCCCAAGCCACCGAGCTGCCCCCACCACCCACCTACGCAGAGACCCTGAGCAGCCCCCCGCGGCTCACCCGTGTCCGCTCGCCCCCCGCCTACTCGGCCCTGTACCCGCCCCGGGAGCAGAAGATGCTGCCGGGTCCCCCCCTGGGTTGCGGGGTGAGCGGACCGAACCCCCTGCCCAAAACAGGGATCCTGGAGGAGTCGGCCGCCCGGAGAGCCGGCAAAAAGTCCATGTTCACCTTCGTCGAGAAACCGAAGCTGGGCCCCAACCCCGATCTGCTGGACCTGGTGCAGAGCGCGGACAGCAGGAAGAAGCAGAAGGAGCAGGGGGAGCCCGGTGCCGAGGATGAGCCCTTCGCCCTTGGGGCTGAAGCCGCCAACTTTGTCCCCAACAGCACAGCCAGGGGCGGGCAGCACCTCCCGCCGGCCGACGATGCTCCGGCGTGGTCCTCCTGCCTCAAGTCCCCCACCATCCAGCCCAAGCCGAAGCCACAGCCCAGCCACAACCTCAGCGAAGCGAGAGGGAAGGGGGCCGAGCTCTTTGCCCGCCGGCAGTCCAGGATGGAGAAGTTCATCATCGAGGCTCCCTCCCAGCCCGAGCTGCTGCGGTCCCCGTCACCCACCatgtccctgcctccctcctggaAGTACGATGCCAATGCTTGCCTGTCACCCATGGTCTCCAGACGCCCTTCCAAGAGTCCCTCCAGGCCCTCCAAAACCCCCCCGGCATCTCTGTATGGCGGCAACCTGGTAGAGAATGAGGTCTCCCAGAAGGAGATAGAGATCTCCAAGCACCAGCCCTACCAGCTCCAGTCTTCACTCTTCATCCTCTCCCCATCCAAGGGGCCAGGGAGGTCCATGCCCCGGGAGATGCCTCCACCCAGACCCTCCCTTCCTGATGCCTACCCCTACCCCCAGCAAACCTCCTGCCCGACCTCTCCGTTGCCTCCTTCCCCAGTATGGCATCCCACCGCCGTGCCCAGCGCCAGCCAGAccacctccagccccttccctggtgcCACCGGGGCTCTGCCCCTGACTCACGGCAGCCGTGCCGGTCCCGGAGCCCCGACCGAGGCGCTGCTGGCCTCCCCGTGCCGCCTGCTGCCGCCCCGAGCGAAGGGGGGCTTCCAGGCACCCCGGCCCTCCTACTCCACCAGGAACGCCGGCATCGAGCCGCAG GAAAGGCGGCCGTCCCTCCCCGCCTCACCCACCTGGACCCCCCGGCTGGTGCGGCGCCCGGGCAGCCTGGACGGCTGGGCCAGCCCGGCCTCGGTGCCCGAGCTGGACGAGggaccccccatgtcccctccgtGGAGCGAGAGGTCCCTGTCGCCGCTGCGGCAGGACGCCGACCCACGGGCCAGCCGGCAGATGCAAGCGCGGCTCGCCAGGAACATCATCAACGCTGCTCGGAGAAAGAGCTCCTCTCCCAaagccgtggggctggagggctcCCGGCCCTTCACCCCCatccccgccggcccccccagcctgccccagtcCCCCCGGCCGGTGCGGTCGGAGGGATCCAGAGCCCCGGCACCGCAGGCTGCCAGCAGCGTGCTGGGGAGCCTGGGCAGCCCCTCGCCCACCCACAAAAGCCCCCTGCGATCGCCCCGGGCAGACGGTCCCCAGTTTTGTGCCTCCCCCGGGATGTCCCGAGCCGCCTGGGCAGAGGGTcgccggctgctgctgccacccggcgcgtcctcctgccccatccccgggc